The following are from one region of the Capsicum annuum cultivar UCD-10X-F1 chromosome 1, UCD10Xv1.1, whole genome shotgun sequence genome:
- the LOC124897813 gene encoding uncharacterized protein LOC124897813: MPSSEKIFKGRYFNGHIRSFLLGYDDMYEGFGFGVRNDEGAALLDFLRARWKGDRALCKGCKEFLSENLATQHRLLVMDLVIKKGKKRRGRKGRPRVRTTGYIKESAGEVLGVSKGWSCRCWGDWWWNEDVKKEVETKQTASTKLIKSKDEKEKRVSKEEYKLSKKDAKLAVTAAKTATFKSLYKGLEEKDEEKKLFTLAKIKEVSEAIRKMRRGRATGPDEILVYFWKFSSEAGFRWLTSLFNNIFKSKKMLKV, encoded by the exons atgcctagttcggagaagattttcAAAGGTAGATATTTTAATGGGCACATCAGGTCATTTTTGTTAGGATATGATGATATGTATGAAGGCTTTGGGTTTGGGGTTAGGAATGACGAGGGAGCTGCTCTTTTGGATTTCCTAAGGGCCCGTtg gaagggggatagagcttTGTGTAAGGGTTGTAAGGAATTTTTGAGTGAGAATCTGGCGACTCAACATAGacttctggtgatggacttggttatcaagaaGGGCAAGAAGAGGCGGGGTAGGAAGGGTCGACCTAGAGTTAG GACTACTGGATACATCAAAGAGTCTGCtggagaggtgttgggtgtctcaaaGGGCTGGTCTTGTCGGTGttggggggattggtggtggaatgaagatgttAAGAAGGAAGTGGAGACGAAGCAGACGGCTTCTACTAAGTTGATTAAGAGTAAGGATGAAAAGGAGAAGCGAGTGAGCAAAGAGGAGTACAAGTTATCTAAGAAGGatgctaagttagcagttacggctgctaagactGCAACTTTTAAGAGTTTAtataaggggttagaggagaaagacgaGGAAAAGAAGTTGTTTACGCTTGCCAAG ATAAAGGAGGTcagtgaggctattcgcaagatgcgaaggggcaGGGCGACGGGTCCCGATGAGATCCTGGTGTATTTTTGGAAGTTCTCTAGTGAGGCAGGGTTCAGGTGGCTGACCAGCttgtttaacaacattttcaagtccaAAAAGATGCTTAAGGTGTAG